A DNA window from Plasmodium brasilianum strain Bolivian I chromosome 12, whole genome shotgun sequence contains the following coding sequences:
- a CDS encoding phosphatidylinositol transfer protein: MKLVEFRLAMPLTLEEYRLCQLYLVAKASLEDCEQLLKNSENSSSNTDDTNKGIVILKNERYEDEKGNTGQFTYKRINLLNRLPKWLLSFVDPKYCSVDERSWNFYPYLKTVYEAIGFPKATIKVESAHHIGFNTEENALNIPEELLPLRKVVYIDIVNDKISNKDYKEKEDPSLFYSEKAKRGKFDENWKENTKIIMTCYKLFSVNVPYFGMFCSKLENWIIGTLRDNILKYHRKAFCWIDEWFDLSIEDIRKIEKDVQKKLENLWNKAKAEGSLSDNLTHCDESLFFSNHLGNKNDKSIKSSNGENENKGDNEACGSSIHGKVVGESKMVSGKHTAKKKEQDNGNDNSGNGNNDDNNDDFDYNDDSDNKNSNNNNNNSNINNNNSNINNNNSNINNNNSNINNNNNNNNNNNNNNNNNNKLTNTCKQMIRKSGRKTYGNNKNHACFDEKQVSISNVPNEEEHHNNHSQPSTLSYGTRSNKSISLCKENSHTTMCPDTLEKVVEKETLEQQEFVKTSTRTLSNDIDIDNDNVNDDEEDVDDTQYSQGTKSEDDENSKDKDLGFKNFNKLEEEDIMDSSNNCKNDMNLEEQSERHLSLPRESRVRSRMLKVKEELYMEPNEEKDDKLNCEDMTVCINEDVHKDTHSEPSNKNKTFVERVDPIRMSEQKEESDSFFFFKKNIGTNAYGEYLYRLNDGMFYSWKLRYFVIKGNKLSYYINDTRKELKGEMDLLNAQIQWIGEYKGRNSVFVVNPVSKSLSYLSADNEIQTKKCMIDVQMATLMNNGFTEGKYQMNHKDKQMKEHEEGDNINSMTKDSLTVKNCCTDVVEIFNNSLESFRGNSDELRDEMGIGSTDAASYLTGVHKIDKFDMNSRSDIVNEIAHGKEEGEEKETFIHSGSSSSVISSSGSGSGSSSSSSSSSGSGGGSGNYCKKEVDMERRGLFINTGEYKERSVNKNEDYNKKEQNVDTHYGRRKDAEYSEKNDCYFSTTDEQVLGEKEGKWKTYGRVCTNNSSDGNNGSNRRNISKYGNGDNGKGSGNSVNGINGLDDNFLYSGEKINSEATQNFFIKFNEYRQNYNLEGGGGEAYEMRNKLLNPSNEHLYEKINSFNNNNDMKKEDDDDDYYYYQHFRNYNHVEKVHLDDKYENMIPYNDVEGFLSSLLNMNLNHVDRNVLDDFSYHLEDLYMDNNINNRRKNNELVYIFFYIFSILSCFYSFISLYKCFKFLFYFLSSLFLCLFVVFYNKYLQNNYFSKIMYTCSMDIPMNINFLASFLMSDDKYYVGEVDKTVFKTKNSCLSYVYSSFNLYFMNPLLSIFSYFFRPRNSYSTQYLQKCYSLNSTDKKEHEHLRSYFFIKYTSKNAKNFFKLFNYGEADRDVVSETRRVMLPHSEDGSTEGTIRRRRKTYENEETIGNRDGSLVCTSGVDAVAEEATVAVCLRSGAEEKLEVEKAKNDQGYRSIINLSKEDYNRENGMNGIPTINLKHGEVRSMSWVDTVMNNPNSVKDNGNINIMVSSKSGTNVSDDRQCRDSGKVDFRSMDGDVFTFWFGPNVGTILRKLRNNFFYWSFVKLKYILKNFRNFKNNFCKKYVQVDGFDLFLIHEKNEKLCNVNYFTSYNFKSLLFNNFLNYARCSSISKSLLTKCNLNKHNMDDMLYTFKEKKKRRGQEHVTYDEDTKKKKKIEIPILQLLELQQLQQRYDMKEAEKQICRKIFYNINNEEISKNMIRYIYDLTHTEYINCMKCIPLIENVDDIFFIINLAKMFLYIVEYIRLFDIPNKCVLSNYIERLENNKDYLNYSDDLFISNVILLLKSMILLHTTFANSFILSKQNEKLEASFEHSKISMSMKNNYPICFSLNAENVKTRAQITSDFNLKNMCTFDEITVVVDNEIQIKNKKSNYQMNLKLPHLTLKGLLHGNLSFTFSDKLVVRDSLRNCADIRFVDKTKRNGEFLGVIKRKETITNILSGNVFNKIILNSDKEYGDEQDIKVNLTYKENTANLTKSNHDYIKLRILMDNYSKKKREEKTTDM; this comes from the exons atgaaaCTGGTGGAGTTTAGGCTTGCTATGCCCTTGACGCTTGAGGAGTATAGACTATGTCAATTATATTTAGTAGCAAAGGCATCGTTAGAAGATTGTGAACAGTTATTAAAGAATTCAGagaatagtagtagtaatactGATGATACAAATAAAGGtattgttatattaaaaaatgaacgaTATGAAGATGAAAAAGGGAATACTGGgcaatttacatataaaagaataaacttATTGAATAGATTACCAAAATGGTTGTTAAGTTTTGTTGATCCTAAATACTGTTCAGTTGATGAGAGATCATGGAATTTTTATCCTTATCTAAAAACAGTTTATGAAGCAATAGGATTTCCAAAAGCAACTATTAAAGTTGAGTCAGCACATCATATAGGTTTTAATACAGAAGAGAATGCTTTGAACATACCAGAGGAATTATTGCCATTAAGAAAAgttgtatatatagatattgttaatgataaaatatcaAATAAGGATTATAAAGAGAAAGAAGAtccttctttattttatagtgAAAAGGCAAAAAGAGGTAAATTTGATGAAAATTGGAAGGaaaacacaaaaattataatgacatgttataaattatttagtgTTAATGTTCCTTATTTTGGTATGTTTTGTTCAAAACTGGAAAATTGGATTATTGGTACATTGAgagataatattttaaaatatcatagAAAAGCATTTTGTTGGATTGATGAATGGTTTGATTTATCAATTGAAGATATTAGAAAGATTGAAAAAGATGTCCAAAAGAAACTTGAAAATTTGTGGAATAAAGCAAAGGCTGAAGGATCTCTTTCTGATAACTTGACCCATTGTGATGAAAGTCTTTTCTTTAGTAATCACCTCGGAAACAAAAATGACAAGAGTATCAAAAGTAGTAATGgggaaaatgaaaacaagGGTGATAATGAGGCCTGTGGGTCGTCTATCCATGGTAAGGTCGTTGGGGAATCGAAAATGGTTTCAGGTAAGCACACTGCTAAGAAGAAGGAACAAGATAATGGTAATGACAACAGTGGTAATggtaataatgatgataataatgacgATTTTGATTATAATGACGAtagtgataataaaaatagcaataataacaacaacaataGCAATATTAACAACAACAATAGCAATATTAACAACAACAATAGCAATATTAACAACAACAATAGCAatattaacaataacaataacaataataacaataacaacaataacaataataacaataataaattaaccAACACATGCAAACAAATGATAAGAAAATCAGGAAGGAAGACatatggtaataataaaaatcatgCATGTTTTGATGAAAAACAAGTATCAATTAGCAATGTTCCAAATGAAGAGGAGCATCATAATAACCACTCCCAACCGTCGACATTATCATATGGTACTAGGAGTAATAAAAGTATTTCATTATGTAAGGAAAACTCGCATACTACAATGTGTCCAGATACTTTAGAAAAGGTAGTAGAAAAGGAAACACTTGAACAACAGGAGTTTGTGAAAACAAGTACAAGAACCTTAAGTAACGACATCGATattgataatgataatgttAATGATGATGAGGAAGATGTTGATGATACACAGTACAGCCAAGGGACTAAAAGTGAAGATGATGAAAATTCAAAGGACAAAGATCTAGggttcaaaaattttaacaaattggAGGAAGAAGATATTATGGACTCAAGTAATAACTGTAAGAATGATATGAACTTAGAAGAACAATCAGAAAGACATTTAAGTTTGCCAAGGGAATCAAGAGTAAGGAGTAGAATGTTGAAAGTGAAGGAGGAGTTGTATATGGAACCGAATGAGGAGAAGGATGATAAGTTGAACTGTGAAGATATGACTGTGTGTATAAATGAGGATGTACATAAGGATACGCACAGTGAACCGAGTAATAAGAACAAGACATTTGTAGAAAGAGTAGACCCAATAAGAATGAGCGAACAAAAGGAGGAGTCAGAcagctttttctttttcaaaaaaaatataggcACGAATGCATATGGTGAATATTTGTACCGCTTAAACGATGGTATGTTTTACTCGTGGAAACTTAGGTACTTTGTTATTAAAGGCAATAAGTTGAGTTACTACATTAATGATACAAGAAAAGAGTTGAAGGGTGAAATGGATTTGTTGAATGCACAGATACAGTGGATTGGTGAGTATAAGGGAAGGAATAGCGTATTTGTTGTTAACCCTGTTTCGAAAAGTCTTAGCTATCTAAGTGCAGATAATGAAATCCAAACAAAGAAATGTATGATTGATGTTCAAATGGCAACTCTCATGAATAATGGATTTACTGAAGGAAAATATCAAATGAATCATAAGGACAAACAGATGAAGGAGCACGAGGAAGGTGATAATATTAACAGCATGACAAAGGACAGTCTCACTGTAAAGAATTGTTGCACGGATGTTGTCGagatttttaataattctctTGAGTCATTCAGGGGGAATAGCGATGAACTTCGAGACGAGATGGGAATCGGATCGACCGATGCTGCTAGTTACCTTACTGGTGTTCATAAAATTGACAAGTTCGATATGAACAGTAGGAGTGATATTGTGAATGAAATTGCTCATGGTAAAGAGGAAGGGGAAGAGAAGGAAACGTTTATACATAGcggtagtagtagtagtgtTATTAGTAGTAGTGGTAGTGGTagtggtagtagtagtagtagtagtagtagcagtggCAGTGGCGGTGGCAGTGGTAATTACTGTAAGAAAGAAGTAGATATGGAAAGGAGAGGATTATTTATCAATACCGGTGAATATAAGGAGAGGTCAGTGAACAAGAATGAGGATTACaataaaaaggaacaaaatgTTGATACCCATTACGGTAGGAGAAAAGATGCAGAGtattcagaaaaaaatgacTGTTATTTTAGCACGACAGATGAACAAGTTTTGGGTGAAAAGGAAGGCAAATGGAAAACATATGGCAGGGTATGCACAAATAACAGTAGTGATGGTAATAATGGTAGTAACAGGAGGAACATCAGTAAGTATGGTAATGGTGATAATGGAAAAGGTAGTGGAAATAGCGTTAACGGTATTAATGGTTTAGATGATAACTTCTTATATTCCGGCGAGAAAATTAACAGTGAAGCGACTCAGAATTTTTTCATCAAATTTAACGAGTATAGACAGAATTACAATTTAGAGGGAGGAGGAGGAGAGGCTTACGAAATGAGGAATAAATTGTTGAACCCATCAAATGAACATTTATATGAGAAAATTAATTCattcaataataataatgatatgaaaaaagaggatgatgatgatgattattattattatcaacATTTTAGAAATTATAACCATGTTGAAAAAGTTCATTTGGatgataaatatgaaaatatgatACCATATAATGATGTAGAAGGTTTTTTGAgttctttattaaatatgaatCTAAATCATGTAGATCGTAACGTGTTAGATGATTTTTCTTATCATTTGGAGGATTTATATATGgacaataatataaataacagaAGGAAGAATAATGAATtggtttatatatttttttatattttttctattctttcatgtttttattcatttatatcattatataaatgttttaaatttcttttttattttttatcttctctttttttatgcttATTTGTGGTTTTCTATAATAAGTATTtgcaaaataattattttagcAAAATTATGTATACCTGTTCAATGGATATCCCTatgaatattaattttttggcATCTTTTTTAATGAGTGATGACAAATATTATGTAGGAGAGGTGGACAAGACTGTATTCAAAACGAAGAATTCTTGTTTGAGTTATGTGTATAGTTCTTTTaatctttattttatgaatccGTTACTTAGTAtcttttcctatttttttagaCCTAGAAATTCTTACAGTACtcaatatttacaaaaatgttaTAGTCTGAATAGTACAGATAAAAAGGAACATGAACACTTGCGCTcgtatttctttattaaatatactaGCAAAAATGCGAAGAACTTTTTTAAGCTTTTCAATTATGGAGAAGCAGATCGGGATGTTGTATCTGAGACACGCAGGGTGATGTTACCTCATAGTGAAGATGGAAGTACTGAAGGGACCATAAGGAGGAGAAGAAAAACTTATGAGAATGAGGAAACTATTGGAAATAGAGATGGTTCATTAGTTTGCACAAGTGGAGTAGACGCAGTAGCAGAAGAAGCAACGGTGGCAGTCTGCTTGAGAAGCGGTGCTGAGGAAAAATTAGAAGTAGAAAAAGCAAAGAACGATCAGGGTTATAGGAgcattataaatttatctaAGGAAGATTACAATAGAGAAAATGGAATGAATGGAATACCTACGATCAATTTGAAACATGGGGAAGTTAGGAGTATGAGCTGGGTTGACACTGTAATGAACAATCCAAACAGTGTTAAAGATAAtggtaatataaatattatggtGAGTAGTAAAAGCGGTACGAACGTGAGTGATGATCGACAGTGTAGAGACAGTGGGAAGGTTGATTTTCGCTCGATGGACGGAGATGTATTCACATTTTGGTTTGGGCCAAATGTGGGGACAATTTTACGAAAATTGAGGAACAACTTTTTCTATTGGTCATTTGTAAagttgaaatatattttaaaaaattttagaaattttaaaaataatttttgtaaaaaatatgtacaagtTGATGGATTTGATTTATTTCTAAtccatgaaaaaaatgaaaaattgtgTAACGTCAATTATTTTACaagttataattttaagtcattactttttaataattttttaaattatgctAGGTGTTCAAGCATTAGTAAATCGTTACTAACaaaatgtaatttaaataaGCACAATATGGATGATATGTTGTATActtttaaggaaaaaaaaaaaaggcgaGGACAGGAACATGTTACATATGATGaagatacaaaaaaaaaaaaaaagattgaAATACCAATACTACAACTATTAGAACTACAACAACTGCAGCAGAGATATGATATGAAAGAAGCGGAGAAACAGATATGtcgaaaaattttttataatattaataatgaagaaatttcaaaaaatatgatacgATACATATATGACTTAACACATACAGAATATATTAACTGTATGAAATGTATACCTTTGATAGAAAATGTggatgatattttttttattattaatttagcTAAGATGTTTTTATACATAGTTGAGTACATACGTTTGTTTGACATACCGAATAAATGTGTCCTAAGTAATTACATAGAAAgattagaaaataataaggactacttaaattattcagatgatttatttattagtaaTGTTATCCTCTTATTAAAATCGATGATTTTGTTGCATACCACTTTTgcaaattcttttattttatcgaaacaaaatgaaaaattggaAGCCTCATTTGAACATTCAAAAATTAGTATGAgcatgaaaaataattatccCATATGTTTTTCCCTAAATGcggaaaatgtaaaaacaaGAGCACAAATTACTTCAGATTTTAatctaaaaaatatgtgtacatttGATGAAATTACCGTAGTTGTAGACAACGagatacaaataaaaaataagaagagTAACTATCAGATGAATCTAAAATTGCCTCACCTAACATTGAAGGGCTTGTTACACGGAAATCTGTCCTTTACCTTTTCCGACAAATTGGTTGTACGCGACTCCCTGCGCAACTGTGCGGATATACGG TTTGTAGATAAGACGAAAAGAAATGGAGAATTTTTAGGAGTCATTAAAAGAAAGGAAACGATTACGAACATTTTGAGTGGCAATgttttcaataaaataattctgaACAGTGATAAAGA ATATGGCGATGAGCAGGATATTAAAGTGAATCTAACCTACAAGGAAAACACGGCTAACTTAACGAA GTCAAACCACGACTACATAAAATTACGAATCCTCATGGACAACTActcaaaaaagaagagaGAGGAAAAGACAACAGATATGTAA
- a CDS encoding hypothetical protein (conserved Plasmodium protein), which translates to MNLFFLLCFSFPFFLNSKIKCIYSYSFTTESSCFKNVWKKLKGLFVDKEVEKERNIITYNFIKHNSYSSSRYRSSDYRSSDFSSSEYSSNDYRSSDYRSSDSHNEKYYLDGKGKWGRIGFEVRHVNRLIYINNFKTYILSAYIPYIYMSVRDIYIVLKKIKELNFNTVYTFLFWPENEYLEDHYDISNSKLFYLLNFCASNGLFVILDIGPFINNIYNSNIPPYVLFNKKVNDYINNIYIKKRKKKIKEYFPCNLWKERTKLSLNDFLNNMKRQNLERVIDKKKILYSKGEYSYNNIYSLYYFQRVIKWFNYILPKLKKYTNINNGPVIYINIDKTFDNYYMYIIIDLKRKGYFQNICNLENYYNNSESSSTSSHSSTSSYSSTSSISPSSLLTCVVNFFKRIRRSYILTVGYFLYVRFNRYIRAINEYELGLIYVNEINKLVQKHFSKINILTTNYPYIKDDFINSYAGNNCYNHFLNNNWFDNECIKLNKPCIWSQVWTGAKYSIHNVNSINTFRTKFTDPTTYELAAWSSMEAPSSVDTLDPISSRVVSESTNERDKHVKPDGGKVQSEEKKVSEPFNTLCKDDKERKRPMDVINNHTDGVQIESEEREEEEEEEGVHADSDSNGQEGHKTDNKREKVISNKSGKVGNVDKVGEISVGLKKAKSSYNNYIGHIRNFKDLTFNILIFLAKGGVFINIFPFYSGSNINNTHIYLEHYSKETGQPLDVYFNQKEPLYSHIKKIFKFLYKYGHYLLKYEHYVSHIKISANIEMYDYDVIKIICNHNIKGSSFVKIGHINYNINSFSCIIYNEYKKKVIYDTSFNYNYEFSYINKKESYAPIDKYLYSFDVVNAGPLMCLREEDEHENEKEDDDNEGKKKKKKKKIMEKLV; encoded by the coding sequence AtgaaccttttttttttactatgtttttcattccctttttttttaaattcaaaaataaaatgcatttaTTCATATTCTTTTACAACGGAGAGCAGctgttttaaaaatgtgtGGAAGAAGTTGAAGGGATTGTTTGTAGACAAGGAAGTGGAGAAGGAAAGGAACATAATAacgtataattttataaagcACAATAGTTATAGCAGTAGCCGTTATCGTAGTAGTGATTATCGTAGTAGTGATTTTAGCAGTAGTGAATATAGCAGTAATGATTATAGAAGTAGTGATTATAGAAGTAGTGATAGTCATAATGAAAAGTATTACCTAGATGGTAAAGGTAAATGGGGGAGAATAGGATTCGAAGTAAGGCACGTAAATCggttaatttatattaacaattttaaaacGTACATATTAAGTGCATACATTCCGTATATCTATATGAGTGTTAGAGATATCTATAtcgttttaaaaaaaataaaagaattaaatttCAATACAGTGTACACTTTTTTATTCTGGCcagaaaatgaatatttagaAGACCATTATGATATTAGTAATTCTAAacttttctatttattaaatttttgtgCGTCTAATGGACTGTTTGTTATATTAGATATAGGACCATTTATAAACAACATTTACAATTCTAATATACCTCCGTacgttttatttaataaaaaagttaatgattatattaataatatatatatcaaaaagagaaaaaaaaaaattaaagaatatttcCCATGCAACTTGTGGAAAGAGAGAACAAAATTATctttaaatgattttttgAACAATATGAAAAGACAAAACTTAGAGAGAGTAatagataaaaagaaaattttatatagtaaAGGAGAATACTCATACAATAACATTTACagcttatattattttcaaaggGTTATAAAATGGTTTAACTACATTTTAccaaagttaaaaaaatatacgaatataaataatgggCCAGTTATTTATATCAATATAGACAAAACGTTTGATAactattatatgtatattataattgaTTTGAAGAGAAAGGggtattttcaaaatatttgcaacttggaaaattattacaataattCTGAGTCTTCTTCCACCTCATCCCATTCATCCACCTCATCCTATTCATCCACATCATCCATTTCTCCCTCTTCTCTTTTAACATGTGTagtgaatttttttaaaagaataagaagaagttatatattaacgGTAGGCTATTTTTTATACGTACGATTTAATAGATATATTAGAGCTATTAATGAATATGAATTAGGGTTAATATACGTTAACgaaattaacaaattagTTCAAAAACATTtcagtaaaataaatatattaacaacaaATTATCCTTATATTAAGGATGACTTCATTAATTCTTATGCAGGTAATAACTgttataatcattttttaaataataattggtTTGATAATGAATgcataaaattaaacaaaccTTGCATATGGTCTCAAGTTTGGACAGGTGCAAAATATAGCATACATAATGTTAACTCCATAAATACTTTCAGGACAAAATTTACGGATCCAACTACCTACGAGTTGGCAGCATGGTCATCAATGGAAGCACCATCATCCGTGGATACATTGGACCCCATATCATCACGTGTTGTTAGTGAATCTACGAATGAAAGAGATAAACATGTAAAACCAGATGGGGGCAAAGTTCAGagtgaagagaaaaaagttAGTGAGCCCTTCAATACATTATGTAAGGATGATAAGGAGAGAAAACGTCCGATGGATGTTATCAACAATCATACGGATGGGGTACAAATCGAGTCGGAGGAAAGagaggaagaagaggaagaggaagGAGTGCATGCTGATAGTGATAGTAATGGTCAGGAGGGTCATAAGACAGATAATAAACGGGAAAAAGTGATATCAAACAAATCGGGAAAAGTAGGCAACGTAGACAAAGTAGGAGAAATAAGTGTTGGCCTAAAAAAGGCGAAGAGttcttataataattatataggACATATCCGGAACTTCAAAGATTTAACATTcaacattttaatatttttagcGAAAGGTGGTGTGTTCATAAACATCTTCCCCTTTTATAGTGGgagtaatataaataacacaCACATTTATTTAGAACATTATAGCAAAGAAACAGGTCAACCGTTggatgtatattttaatcaAAAAGAACCTTTATATtctcatattaaaaaaatttttaaatttctttataaatatggtcattatttattaaaatatgaacattaTGTGAGTCATATAAAAATCTCAGCAAATATAGAAATGTATGATTATGatgttattaaaataatttgtaatCATAATATTAAAGGAAGTAGTTTTGTTAAAATTGGTCATAtcaattataatattaacagtTTTAgctgtattatatataatgaatataagaaaaaagtaatttatgATACatcttttaattataattatgaattttcctacataaataaaaaggaatccTATGCTCCTATtgacaaatatttatattcgtTTGATGTTGTAAATGCAGGACCTTTAATGTGCTTAAGAGAAGAAGACGAGCATGAAAATGAGAAAGAGGATGATGATAatgagggaaaaaaaaaaaaaaaaaaaaaaaaaattatggaaaaacTAGTTTAA